GGTACGGCCTTACGATCCGTACAACAGATTAGCAATCTGCCGCTTTCAACCACTCAGCCACCTCTCCAGCTAAGTTGAGATCTTATCATAGCAGACTTAACGGCTTGGGGGGTGCTCAAATTGGAATTTCAGCGTGATGGGACTTTGGGAGAGACCTTAGGGTATCCCGCTGCACCGTGGCTAGGGCGAGGCCGACAGCATGTCAAAGCGATGGAAACGCATACTGCCAGCCTGATCGTTGTAAGCGGGCGATCGCGGCCTGTTGCCATTGCTGCAGCAGGTCACAGAATTCGGGGTGTTGTAGCCCTCCCCGCCAGAGGAGCAAGGCATCTTCCCCCGTGTCAGGGTAGTAGCGGGGGCGACGACCAGCTTCCTGAAACCCAAATTTGCCATAGAGCGATCGCGCCGTTTGGTTAGAAACCCGCACCTCCAGGGTGGCCCACTCGAGGCCCTGTTGTCGGGCAACTTGTAGCAAGCTCAGGAGTAAAGCTTGTCCTAGGCCCTGCCCCTGGTAGTCGGGATGGATGCCCAGAATGGTAATGTGGGCCTCGTCTAAAATCCCCCAAAAACAGCCAAACCCTAGGAGGGGGGGCAAGGGGAGTTTCTCGGTGGCCACGGGTTCCAGGACCCAAAACTGACTACTGGCCCGATCGAGTTCCTGTACATAGCCATCGGCACTCCAGAAGCCCCCCAAACAAGACCGATCCAGATCAAGAATGGCGGGGAGATTTTCCCGCGTGGGTTGTTTACACACCACGGGTAGTGCAGCAGGTAGACAAGAATTTCTCAAGGTGACCAGCCCCCGATTGTACACTCAGTATTAAGACCAATGACGGCACTTGTCATTTACTCTTATAAAGTGCCCCAACCCTGGGGTCGTCAACCCCATCAACCCAATTTTCTGCCGTTTATTCACCTACTCCTGAAGCGATCGCGCCATGCTATGTCCTGATCTCCCCCTCACCCCCCCTGCCAGTAGCCAGTATTTGCCAGATTTGCCAAACCCAGCGGACGATCAATCGACGGCATCGCCCAATCAATTTCTCCTCCCTCTGACCGCCCGAATCAATGCCCAGGACCACCTGGAAATTGGCGGCTGTGATGTGGTCACTCTGGTCCAGCAGTGGGAGTCGCCGCTCTATGTTCTCGATGAGTTAACGCTGCGGACGGCCTGTCGCCAGTATCGGGAAGCCCTACAGCGTCACTATCCAGGCGAGTCCCTAGTCCTATACGCCTCGAAGGCATGGAATTGTCTGGCCGTGTGCGCGATCGTCGCTCAGGAAGGCCTCGGCATTGATGTGGTTTCCGGCGGTGAACTGTACACCGCCCTCAAAGCAGGTGTTGACCCGCGCACAATTTATCTCCACGGTAATAACAAATCCACGACTGAATTGCGCTTAGCGGTTGCTTCAGGCTGTGTGGTCGTGGTGGATAATTGGCTGGATCTGCACACATTAGTGGACCTATTAGCCACAGAAAACAATGGCTCCCAGAGTTGGCCTACTCCCGTGCGGGTGATGATCCGCTTCACACCAGGGATTGAATGT
This DNA window, taken from Trichothermofontia sichuanensis B231, encodes the following:
- the rimI gene encoding ribosomal protein S18-alanine N-acetyltransferase, translating into MVCKQPTRENLPAILDLDRSCLGGFWSADGYVQELDRASSQFWVLEPVATEKLPLPPLLGFGCFWGILDEAHITILGIHPDYQGQGLGQALLLSLLQVARQQGLEWATLEVRVSNQTARSLYGKFGFQEAGRRPRYYPDTGEDALLLWRGGLQHPEFCDLLQQWQQAAIARLQRSGWQYAFPSL